A DNA window from Bos indicus x Bos taurus breed Angus x Brahman F1 hybrid chromosome 16, Bos_hybrid_MaternalHap_v2.0, whole genome shotgun sequence contains the following coding sequences:
- the HLX gene encoding H2.0-like homeobox protein, which produces MFAAGLAPFYASNFSLWSAAYCSSAGPGGCSFPLDPAAVKKPSFCIADILHAGVGEPGATPEGLAGASAAALTAHLGSAHPHASFQAAARSPLRPTPVVAPSEVPAGFPQRLSPLSAAYHHHHPQQQQQQQQPQQQQPPPPPRAGALQPPASGSRVVPNPHQSGSAPAPSSKDLKFGIDRILSAEFDPKVKEGNTLRDLTSLLTGGRPAGVHLPGLQPSAGQFFASLDPINEASAILSPLSSNPRNSVQHQFQDTFPGPYAVLTKDTMPQTYKRKRSWSRAVFSNLQRKGLEKRFEIQKYVTKPDRKQLAAMLGLTDAQVKVWFQNRRMKWRHSKEAQAQKDKDKEAGEKPSGGAPAPDGEPEERSPSRSEGEAESESSDPESLDMAPSDTERTEGTERSLHQTTVIKASAAGALLAASSGGSGGSGGGGGGGFNFGGLSSGSTTSAGSSGSHSSGGASELLPAPQPSLSSAPKSPEPVPAPLGGL; this is translated from the exons ATGTTTGCCGCCGGGCTGGCTCCCTTCTACGCGTCCAACTTCAGCCTCTGGTCGGCCGCCTACTGCTCCTCTGCCGGCCCCGGCggctgctcctttcctctggacCCCGCCGCCGTCAAGAAACCCTCCTTCTGCATCGCGGACATCCTGCACGCGGGTGTTGGGGAGCCCGGGGCGACCCCGGAGGGTCTGGCGGGGGCCTCGGCCGCTGCCCTCACCGCGCACTTGGGATCGGCTCACCCGCACGCCTCTTTCCAAGCTGCCGCCAGATCCCCGCTTCGACCCACCCCGGTGGTGGCGCCCTCCGAGGTCCCTGCTGGCTTCCCTCAGCGACTGTCCCCGCTCTCAGCCgcctaccaccaccatcacccacagcaacaacagcagcagcaacaaccgcAGCAGCAACAGCCTCCGCCTCCACCCCGGGCTGGAGCCTTGCAGCCCCCGGCCTCCGGGTCGCGGGTGGTCCCTAACCCCCACCAGAGCGGCTCCGCCCCGGCCCCCTCCAGCAAGGACCTCAAGTTTGGAATAGACCGCATTTTGTCTGCAGAATTTGACCCCAAAGTCAAGGAAGGCAACACACTGAGAG ATCTCACGTCGCTGCTCACTGGCGGGCGGCCTGCGGGGGTGCATCTTCCTGGCCTGCAGCCCTCCGCCGGCCAGTTCTTCGCGTCTCTAGATCCCATTAACGAGGCCTCTGCCATCCTGAGTCCCTTAAGCTCAAACCCGAGAAATTCAGTTCAACATCAGTTTCAAGACACATTTCCAG GTCCCTATGCCGTGCTCACGAAGGACACGATGCCTCAGACGTACAAGAGAAAGCGCTCGTGGTCTCGGGCAGTCTTCTCTAACCTGCAGAGAAAAGGTCTGGAGAAAAGGTTTGAGATTCAGAAGTACGTGACCAAGCCAGACCGAAAGCAGCTGGCCGCGATGCTGGGTCTCACGGATGCGCAG GTGAAAGTGTGGTTCCAGAACCGGCGGATGAAGTGGCGGCACTCCAAGGAGGCTCAGGCCCAGAAGGACAAAGACAAGGAGGCGGGCGAGAAGCCGTCGGGCGGAGCCCCGGCCCCCGACGGCGAGCCGGAGGAGCGGAGCCCTAGCCGCTCGGAGGGTGAGGCGGAGAGCGAGAGCAGCGACCCCGAGTCACTGGACATGGCCCCCAGCGACACGGAGCGGACTGAAGGGACCGAGCGGTCTCTGCACCAAACGACGGTCATCAAGGCCTCAGCGGCCGGCGCCCTCCTGGCCGCCAGCAGCGGAGGCAGTGGAGgcagtggcggcggcggcggcggcggcttcAACTTCGGCGGCCTGAGTAGCGGCAGCACCACCAGCGCCGGGAGCTCCGGCAGTCACAGCAGCGGCGGCGCCTCAGAGCTGCTCCCCGCACCCCAGCCCTCCCTCAGCAGCGCTCCCAAAAGCCCCGAGCCCGTCCCGGCGCCCCTCGGCGGCCTCTAG